A single genomic interval of Rhinopithecus roxellana isolate Shanxi Qingling chromosome 11, ASM756505v1, whole genome shotgun sequence harbors:
- the LRRC18 gene encoding leucine-rich repeat-containing protein 18 encodes MAKGEKGPKGKKITLKVAKNCIKITFDGKKRLDLSKMGITTFPKCILRLNDVDELDLSRNLIRKIPDSISKFQNLRWLDLHSNYIDKLPESIGQMTSLLYLNVSNNRLTSNGLPMELKQLKNIRTVNLGLNHLDSVPTTLGALKELHEVGLHDNLLNNIPVSISKLPKLKKLNIKRNPFPKPDESETFIDSIRRLENLYVVEEKDLCAACLRKCQNARDKLNRIKNMAMMTPRKTIFPNLISPNSMAKDSWEDWR; translated from the coding sequence ATGGCTAAGGGCGAGAAAGGCCCCAAAGGCAAGAAGATCACCCTCAAGGTGGCCAAGAATTGCATCAAAATCACTTTTGATGGGAAAAAGCGCCTTGACTTGAGCAAGATGGGAATTACCACCTTCCCTAAGTGTATTCTGCGCCTCAATGACGTGGACGAGCTGGACCTTAGCCGGAATCTGATCAGGAAGATCCCTGACTCCATCTCCAAGTTCCAGAACCTCCGGTGGCTGGACCTGCACAGCAACTACATAGACAAGCTGCCTGAGTCCATTGGGCAGATGACCAGCCTGCTCTACCTCAACGTCAGCAACAACCGGCTGACCAGCAACGGGCTACCCATGGAGCTGAAGCAACTAAAGAACATCCGCACTGTGAACCTAGGCTTGAACCACCTGGACAGCGTGCCCACCACGCTGGGGGCCCTGAAGGAGCTCCATGAGGTAGGGCTCCATGACAACCTACTGAACAACATCCCTGTGAGCATCTCTAAGCTCCCCAAGCTGAAAAAGCTCAACATAAAGCGGAACCCCTTTCCAAAGCCAGACGAGTCGGAAACGTTCATAGACTCCATCAGGAGGCTGGAGAACTTGTATGTGGTGGAGGAGAAGGATCTGTGTGCAGCTTGCCTGAGAAAATGCCAAAACGCCCGGGACAAGCTGAATAGAATCAAGAACATGGCCATGATGACACCAAGAAAGACCATCTTTCCCAATCTGATCTCACCCAATTCCATGGCCAAGGACTCCTGGGAAGACTGGAGGTGA